A window from Methanobacterium sp. encodes these proteins:
- a CDS encoding DUF1786 domain-containing protein, with protein MKILAIDVGTGTQDIMLHDTNHSIENSVKMVLPSPTKIMADRIKRHHHDLFLTGDTMGGGPVNKAIKNHLDKGYRVLMTEQAARTVRDDLERVKSMGIEIVPSGATHPQIAKLELKDVDLQAISGALSNFDVKMEFDHIGVAVQDHGYQEGTGDRNFRFEKIKENLDVPRSPENFAYHDKVPEYFTRMQGVLRTLKEYHPTIMDSKFASISGATLDTTVAEMNRYVAMDVGNGHTLAASFKEGKINGVFEHHTGLLTPQRIEELVTRLSEGSITHAEVHSEGGHGAWAVKGIGTFDCVVATGPKRAILKETDLEIYNAAPGGDVMMTGPAGLIQTIMHRR; from the coding sequence ATGAAAATACTGGCAATTGATGTGGGTACAGGGACCCAAGATATAATGCTGCATGACACTAACCACTCTATTGAAAACTCAGTGAAGATGGTTCTCCCTTCTCCCACCAAAATAATGGCGGATAGGATAAAAAGACATCATCATGATCTTTTCTTAACTGGTGATACCATGGGTGGTGGTCCAGTAAACAAAGCCATTAAAAATCACCTTGATAAAGGTTATCGGGTACTGATGACAGAACAAGCGGCTCGAACAGTTAGGGATGATTTAGAACGAGTAAAATCAATGGGCATTGAAATTGTTCCATCTGGGGCAACACACCCCCAAATTGCAAAATTAGAGCTTAAAGATGTTGATTTACAAGCTATTAGTGGGGCATTATCCAATTTCGATGTCAAAATGGAATTCGACCATATTGGGGTGGCAGTACAGGATCATGGTTATCAAGAGGGAACTGGTGACAGAAACTTTCGGTTTGAAAAGATCAAAGAGAACCTTGATGTTCCTCGCTCTCCTGAAAATTTTGCATATCATGATAAAGTCCCAGAATACTTCACCCGTATGCAAGGGGTTTTAAGGACTCTCAAAGAATACCATCCAACAATTATGGACTCCAAATTTGCATCAATATCTGGAGCCACTCTTGACACCACGGTTGCTGAGATGAATAGATATGTGGCTATGGATGTGGGCAATGGGCATACATTAGCTGCTTCATTTAAAGAAGGAAAAATTAATGGAGTTTTTGAACACCACACCGGACTTCTTACTCCTCAAAGGATAGAAGAACTAGTGACCCGTCTTTCAGAAGGATCAATAACTCATGCGGAGGTTCATAGTGAAGGTGGGCATGGGGCATGGGCAGTCAAAGGAATAGGGACTTTTGACTGTGTAGTAGCAACTGGGCCAAAACGTGCTATTCTTAAAGAAACAGATCTGGAAATTTACAACGCTGCACCAGGAGGGGACGTGATGATGACTGGTCCTGCTGGACTAATACAAACAATTATGCATAGGAGATAA
- a CDS encoding TrpB-like pyridoxal phosphate-dependent enzyme — protein sequence MYSVKLTEKEIPKKWYNIAADLPVEFPPYDQTEEGKQLENLPKIFSKGVLEQELSTERYIDIPKEVRDIYMQMGRPSPLVRAKALEAYLETPAKIFYKREDTSPTGSHKLNTAIAQAYYAKQDGIERLTTETGAGQWGTALSLACKLMGIDCTVYMVRVSFDQKPYRKTIMELYDGEILPSPSDKTDFGRKVLRENPDHPGTLGVAISEAIEDALNDEKVNYSLGSVLNHVMLHQTVIGQEIQKQLEVFDETPDVMVGCVGGGSNFAGATFPFIKDHLDEKIDCKFIAVEPSHCPTLTKGEYCYDFGDTAGLTPLIKMYSMGHDFIPPSDHAGGLRYHGMSPLVALLVHEGIVEPRAIPQTGVFKSGVLFARTEGIVPAPETCHAIKTGIDEALKCKKTGEEKNIVINFSGHGLLDLAGYDDYLEGKIVD from the coding sequence ATGTACAGTGTAAAATTAACCGAAAAAGAAATCCCGAAAAAATGGTATAACATAGCAGCGGATCTTCCTGTTGAATTTCCACCATATGATCAGACCGAAGAAGGTAAACAACTTGAAAATCTTCCAAAAATATTTTCAAAAGGTGTGCTAGAGCAGGAATTATCCACAGAAAGGTATATTGATATTCCAAAGGAAGTAAGAGATATTTACATGCAAATGGGGCGGCCCAGCCCCCTAGTCAGAGCTAAAGCCTTGGAAGCATATCTAGAAACCCCGGCAAAAATATTCTACAAAAGAGAAGACACCTCCCCCACTGGAAGTCACAAGTTAAACACTGCTATAGCACAAGCTTACTATGCTAAACAAGATGGAATAGAACGTTTAACTACTGAGACGGGTGCAGGACAATGGGGAACTGCGCTTTCATTAGCATGCAAACTTATGGGTATTGATTGCACAGTTTATATGGTTAGAGTGTCCTTTGACCAAAAACCATACCGTAAAACTATTATGGAACTTTATGATGGGGAAATATTACCATCACCCAGTGATAAGACTGATTTTGGTAGAAAAGTTCTAAGAGAAAATCCAGACCATCCTGGAACCCTTGGTGTGGCTATTTCGGAGGCTATTGAAGATGCTTTAAATGATGAAAAAGTGAATTATTCCTTGGGAAGTGTCCTAAATCATGTGATGTTGCATCAAACAGTTATTGGTCAGGAAATACAAAAACAACTTGAAGTATTCGATGAAACTCCCGATGTAATGGTTGGTTGTGTTGGTGGTGGAAGTAACTTTGCTGGAGCTACATTCCCCTTCATCAAAGACCATTTAGACGAAAAAATAGACTGCAAATTCATTGCAGTTGAGCCATCTCACTGCCCAACCCTAACCAAAGGAGAATACTGTTACGACTTTGGAGACACTGCCGGACTTACACCCCTCATCAAGATGTATTCCATGGGCCATGATTTCATACCACCATCAGATCATGCTGGCGGCTTGCGTTACCATGGCATGTCACCATTAGTTGCTTTACTTGTACATGAAGGCATTGTGGAGCCAAGAGCAATTCCTCAAACCGGAGTATTCAAGAGTGGAGTGCTTTTTGCCCGAACTGAAGGAATTGTTCCCGCCCCAGAAACTTGTCATGCTATAAAAACTGGAATTGATGAGGCCCTTAAATGTAAGAAGACTGGTGAAGAAAAAAATATTGTTATAAACTTTTCAGGTCACGGTCTCTTGGATCTAGCAGGTTACGATGATTATCTAGAAGGTAAAATAGTAGATTAA
- a CDS encoding bifunctional 5,6,7,8-tetrahydromethanopterin hydro-lyase/3-hexulose-6-phosphate synthase: MYLIGEALIGNGNEIAHIDLVIGDKNGPAGTAFVNNMANLSLGHTPLLSVVRPNLMTKPATLIVPKVSVRCLDDANKIFGPAQTAVGRAVADAVEEGILPAENAEELVIIISVFIHPEASDFRKIYQYNYGATKLAIRRAMEGYPSVEKVLAEKDRGAHPIMGFKVTRLWKPPYLQVALDLDNLQEMERIIDSLPDRERILIEAGTPLVKKFGVGIVSKIRELKKDAFIIADLKTLDVGRIEVKMAADETADAVAISGLGTQESIEKAVHEAQKQGIYSILDMMNVENFTEKLEMLSYKPDIVLLHRNVDLETMKAERGEEQEDLTEWGNINQIKEIIGNNGLVAVAGGIVPNKMEQALNSNADIIVVGRYIIGSRDVRRAADDFLEKMPQDPDTMRLALDEDESL, translated from the coding sequence ATGTACCTAATAGGGGAAGCTTTGATCGGAAATGGTAATGAAATAGCTCACATTGATTTGGTAATTGGAGATAAAAACGGTCCTGCTGGGACAGCCTTTGTAAACAACATGGCCAACCTCTCACTGGGCCACACACCCTTACTGTCAGTGGTCAGGCCTAACTTGATGACCAAACCAGCAACTCTCATAGTGCCTAAAGTCAGTGTACGCTGCCTTGATGATGCTAACAAAATTTTTGGACCTGCTCAAACTGCAGTGGGTAGGGCAGTAGCTGATGCTGTGGAAGAAGGAATTTTGCCTGCGGAAAATGCAGAAGAACTAGTCATAATTATCAGCGTGTTCATCCATCCTGAAGCTTCAGATTTCCGTAAAATCTACCAGTACAATTATGGGGCTACTAAATTGGCCATAAGAAGAGCCATGGAAGGATATCCATCTGTGGAAAAAGTGTTGGCAGAAAAAGACAGAGGAGCACATCCTATAATGGGCTTCAAAGTTACAAGATTATGGAAACCTCCATACTTGCAAGTGGCTCTTGATTTAGATAACTTACAGGAAATGGAGCGCATTATTGACAGCCTACCAGACAGGGAACGAATCCTTATTGAAGCAGGTACTCCACTGGTTAAGAAATTTGGAGTGGGAATTGTCAGCAAAATCCGAGAGCTCAAAAAAGATGCATTTATCATTGCCGACCTTAAAACCCTCGATGTGGGCCGAATAGAAGTTAAAATGGCTGCTGATGAGACTGCCGATGCTGTGGCTATATCTGGCCTTGGTACTCAGGAGTCAATTGAAAAAGCAGTGCATGAAGCTCAAAAACAAGGTATTTATTCCATTTTGGACATGATGAATGTGGAAAACTTCACTGAAAAGCTCGAAATGCTCAGTTACAAACCTGATATTGTGCTACTTCACCGCAATGTGGATTTGGAAACTATGAAAGCGGAACGTGGTGAAGAACAAGAAGACCTAACAGAGTGGGGCAACATTAACCAGATTAAAGAAATTATTGGCAATAATGGTTTGGTGGCTGTTGCTGGAGGAATTGTGCCAAATAAAATGGAACAAGCATTAAATAGCAATGCAGATATAATTGTGGTGGGTCGTTACATTATCGGCTCCCGAGATGTTCGTAGAGCAGCAGACGACTTCCTGGAGAAGATGCCCCAAGACCCAGATACCATGCGGTTAGCACTGGACGAAGACGAATCATTATAA
- a CDS encoding flavodoxin family protein — protein MVNKTILGISGSPRKQSTEHVLREALNLMEERGCKTELFTVRGKNISPCRNCDYCIREKECILKDDMYELYPIFKDVQGIIIATPVYNGGVTAQIKAIMDRTRAAAAADIDFLKHKVGMAITVGGDRIGGQELAIQQIMTFFILNGAIPVSGGPFGSNLGANFWSHDTLKGVKEDEEGFRSLNKTIKRFHEFLEKYQ, from the coding sequence ATGGTGAACAAGACAATTTTAGGAATATCCGGGAGTCCTAGGAAACAGTCCACAGAACATGTATTAAGAGAAGCTCTGAATTTGATGGAAGAAAGGGGTTGCAAAACCGAATTATTCACGGTTCGGGGGAAAAACATAAGCCCCTGCCGAAACTGTGACTATTGCATACGTGAAAAAGAATGTATTTTGAAAGATGACATGTATGAACTTTATCCGATTTTTAAAGATGTTCAAGGAATTATAATAGCCACCCCAGTTTATAATGGTGGTGTCACTGCCCAGATCAAAGCAATCATGGACCGTACCAGGGCGGCGGCAGCAGCTGACATCGACTTCCTTAAACATAAAGTGGGAATGGCAATCACTGTTGGTGGAGATCGTATTGGAGGTCAAGAATTGGCAATTCAACAGATAATGACTTTTTTCATTTTAAATGGTGCCATACCAGTTAGTGGGGGGCCTTTCGGTTCCAATCTTGGAGCAAATTTTTGGTCTCATGACACTTTAAAAGGTGTTAAAGAAGATGAAGAAGGATTCAGAAGTCTCAATAAAACAATTAAGAGGTTTCATGAATTTTTGGAAAAATACCAGTGA
- a CDS encoding 4Fe-4S binding protein, with amino-acid sequence MRIDVDEEKCTGCGICKESCPKGPKIWNVNQNAVATNLRYCHLCTICASKCPEDAITIVRDAPNDAKK; translated from the coding sequence ATGAGGATTGATGTTGATGAAGAAAAATGCACTGGTTGTGGGATCTGTAAAGAATCATGCCCCAAAGGCCCCAAGATCTGGAATGTGAATCAGAATGCCGTGGCCACTAATCTCCGTTACTGTCACTTGTGCACTATTTGTGCTTCTAAATGCCCGGAAGATGCAATTACTATAGTGAGGGATGCCCCAAATGATGCGAAAAAGTAA
- the hisB gene encoding imidazoleglycerol-phosphate dehydratase HisB, with product MMRKSKIQRKTSETEICLELNIDGTGQYSVETGIHFFNHMLESFARHSLFDLKVEAIGDIEIDDHHTIEDVGIVLGEALQEAMGDKKGIRRMAHALIPMDESLAMVAIDLSGRNYTVLDMNFHQYKVGDLSTENVSHFFESFAQTGKINLHARCEGENDHHQVEALFKALARALFDATRVVHEQMPSTKGVL from the coding sequence ATGATGCGAAAAAGTAAAATACAAAGGAAAACTTCTGAAACAGAAATATGTCTTGAACTAAATATCGATGGTACCGGCCAATACAGTGTGGAAACAGGAATCCATTTTTTCAACCATATGCTAGAATCATTTGCCAGACATAGCCTCTTTGATCTTAAAGTTGAAGCCATCGGGGATATTGAAATAGATGACCACCACACAATAGAAGATGTGGGAATAGTGCTGGGAGAGGCCCTTCAAGAAGCCATGGGAGATAAAAAAGGAATCAGGCGAATGGCCCATGCACTGATACCTATGGATGAATCTCTGGCAATGGTGGCCATAGATCTCTCTGGTCGGAATTACACTGTTTTAGACATGAATTTTCACCAATATAAAGTAGGAGATCTCAGTACTGAAAATGTAAGTCATTTTTTTGAGTCTTTTGCCCAAACCGGGAAAATAAACCTTCATGCCCGCTGTGAAGGGGAAAATGACCATCATCAAGTAGAAGCTCTGTTCAAAGCATTGGCTCGGGCTCTGTTTGACGCAACTCGCGTGGTTCACGAACAAATGCCCAGCACCAAAGGTGTTTTATAA
- a CDS encoding flavodoxin, which yields MKSLIACYSHSGKTLTVAEKLQKEINADFTRIEPVKDRWYLIKAIHAYLEKKWPIKPCTTDIDDYDCLIVCCPIWAGRTTPGVIQYLDELVNTSGKKFAVLVTMGGDGNQLATIQIRNGLEAKEMEFIDKLIIGGSAQKSGEWETMTKEFAQKLINEN from the coding sequence ATGAAAAGTTTAATTGCTTGCTACTCCCATTCCGGGAAAACATTGACTGTTGCTGAGAAACTACAAAAAGAGATAAATGCAGATTTCACACGTATTGAACCTGTTAAAGATCGGTGGTATTTGATAAAAGCCATACACGCATATTTAGAAAAAAAATGGCCAATCAAACCTTGCACTACAGATATTGATGACTATGATTGTTTGATTGTTTGTTGCCCTATCTGGGCCGGTCGTACAACTCCTGGTGTTATCCAGTACTTAGATGAATTGGTTAACACTTCAGGCAAAAAATTTGCAGTTCTGGTTACCATGGGAGGGGATGGGAATCAATTAGCCACCATTCAGATACGGAATGGTCTGGAAGCAAAAGAAATGGAGTTTATTGACAAACTAATTATCGGTGGCAGTGCACAAAAAAGTGGTGAATGGGAAACAATGACTAAAGAATTTGCCCAAAAACTAATTAACGAGAATTAA
- a CDS encoding HD domain-containing protein: MIENIIERFSKAASMQRWNDHIRPVEFTELDKQAHKMVIAYVIARFEEERMGQGSVDWIALIEGGIFEFLHRTVLTDIKPPVFHRMMKEKGYELNKHVFEKLEMDMDGLDKNFQQRFKDYYLKSTNTLERRILRAAHYLATQWEFKIIYHTAPFIYGIDKTKENIENQIEDHYDLIGVQKILLGKKSFGFIDLCGQLRFQKRWAHIPRIPETSVLGHMFIVAATSYLCTMEMGIEACSKRLYNNFYAGLFHDLPEVLTKDIISPVKGSVEGLKDIIKDYEDFQMNEELLPLLPRPWHEDMKYFSESEFNNKIKKNQKVLLGISFHDINEKYNKNEYHPLDGELLHVVDRLAAFIEAKLSIDHGIKSEELEKAAENIFQEYNGLKISGIDFGRIFNYFR; this comes from the coding sequence ATGATTGAAAATATTATAGAACGATTTTCTAAAGCAGCCAGCATGCAACGCTGGAACGACCACATTCGCCCTGTTGAATTTACTGAATTGGATAAACAGGCACATAAAATGGTTATAGCGTATGTAATAGCTAGATTTGAGGAAGAACGCATGGGTCAGGGTAGTGTGGACTGGATAGCCCTAATAGAAGGTGGAATTTTTGAATTTTTGCACCGAACAGTTTTAACTGATATTAAACCACCAGTATTTCATCGAATGATGAAAGAAAAAGGTTATGAACTTAATAAACATGTTTTTGAAAAGCTTGAGATGGATATGGATGGTTTGGATAAAAACTTTCAGCAAAGATTTAAAGATTATTATCTAAAAAGTACCAACACTCTTGAACGGCGGATTTTAAGAGCAGCTCACTATTTAGCCACACAATGGGAGTTCAAAATTATCTATCATACCGCGCCTTTCATTTATGGTATTGATAAGACCAAAGAGAACATTGAAAACCAGATTGAAGATCATTATGACCTAATTGGTGTTCAAAAGATACTCTTGGGTAAAAAATCCTTTGGGTTCATTGATCTTTGTGGCCAGCTCCGTTTTCAGAAGCGTTGGGCTCATATTCCTAGAATACCAGAGACTTCGGTGCTGGGGCACATGTTCATTGTAGCCGCCACCAGTTACCTCTGTACTATGGAGATGGGTATTGAAGCATGCTCCAAACGTTTATATAACAACTTCTACGCTGGTCTCTTCCATGATTTGCCAGAAGTTCTTACAAAAGACATCATATCACCAGTTAAAGGATCTGTTGAAGGGCTTAAAGATATTATTAAGGATTATGAAGATTTTCAAATGAATGAAGAGCTTTTACCTCTTTTACCGCGGCCTTGGCATGAAGACATGAAATATTTTTCTGAATCAGAATTTAACAATAAGATAAAAAAGAACCAAAAAGTCTTGTTAGGTATTAGTTTCCATGATATTAATGAAAAATACAATAAAAACGAATATCATCCTTTGGATGGAGAACTTCTTCATGTTGTTGATCGTTTAGCTGCTTTCATCGAGGCTAAACTTTCCATTGATCATGGTATCAAATCTGAAGAACTAGAAAAAGCAGCAGAAAATATATTTCAGGAATACAATGGGCTGAAGATTTCAGGAATAGATTTTGGAAGGATTTTTAATTATTTCAGATAG
- a CDS encoding F420-dependent methylenetetrahydromethanopterin dehydrogenase, with translation MVVKIGVIKCGNLGTSPVIDLVLDERADRPNIDVRGVGSGAKMNPEQIEEAVPKIKDFDPDFVVFISPNPGAPGPARARELLSEFDIPAVIVGDAPGMGKREEMDEQGLGYMIVLGDPMIGARREFLDPTEMASFNADVIKVLAATGAYRVVQETLDGMIAACEAGSDVELPKVVIDAAKATEAGGFTNPYAKAKAMAAYEIAAKVGDVDLKGCFMVKEMEKYVPIVASAHEMIAAAAKLAVEAREIEKANDTVLRKPHGGEGQTLSKTELVSKPQ, from the coding sequence ATGGTAGTAAAAATAGGAGTTATTAAATGCGGTAACTTAGGTACCTCTCCTGTCATTGACTTAGTACTAGACGAGAGGGCCGATAGGCCTAACATAGACGTTAGAGGTGTAGGTTCTGGAGCAAAGATGAACCCAGAACAAATCGAAGAAGCCGTGCCAAAAATAAAAGATTTCGACCCAGATTTTGTTGTATTTATCAGCCCAAACCCTGGTGCTCCTGGCCCTGCCCGAGCAAGGGAACTGTTATCTGAATTCGACATCCCGGCAGTCATCGTTGGTGACGCTCCTGGAATGGGTAAAAGAGAAGAAATGGATGAACAAGGCTTAGGATACATGATCGTACTAGGTGACCCAATGATTGGTGCCCGAAGAGAATTCTTAGATCCTACTGAAATGGCATCATTCAACGCTGATGTGATCAAGGTTCTAGCTGCTACTGGAGCATACCGTGTTGTCCAGGAAACCCTAGACGGAATGATCGCTGCCTGTGAAGCTGGAAGCGATGTGGAACTACCAAAAGTAGTCATCGACGCAGCAAAAGCCACAGAAGCAGGTGGATTCACCAACCCATACGCCAAAGCCAAAGCCATGGCAGCATACGAAATCGCCGCCAAAGTAGGTGATGTTGACCTCAAAGGATGTTTCATGGTTAAAGAAATGGAAAAATACGTACCAATAGTGGCTTCTGCCCACGAAATGATTGCAGCCGCCGCCAAGTTAGCTGTGGAAGCTCGTGAAATTGAAAAAGCTAACGACACTGTACTACGTAAACCACACGGTGGAGAAGGCCAGACCTTATCCAAAACCGAGTTAGTTTCCAAACCACAGTAA
- a CDS encoding oligosaccharide repeat unit polymerase, with product MKFSELKRVDLFSPYILVLIIVIYVLLAAIAYQEHLRNLQWISSTSFLYIFIGTLFFTIGVFVPKIIHDHSVKLKSIFRDLKVTEDNSEQWYNKCRVLLDERVLLAAVFIAIFLQGLNIYLLGGIPILSGYLKFKATTDLWRIAYPLFLPAITILLAKYPRKWYYVIFIIGLVVFAINGYRTTTMAILISAFITLYYTRKMKTTYVLISILIIALIGIAAGYIAVMSIQWQQWSLNPLQLVAYRAGFTMMVFDKIVHMAGATGGDLIHQALTTGHPRVTVGHVVLNYPVGGNTPTTSITSTIFGPAVLDFGLYAMIVQMFVMGVVLKIIHATHQKANGALTALYAIVLTHTMIWVETGPTDSVVYLFYILAIVAVIIYAIQLFRISQKNQQIK from the coding sequence ATGAAGTTTTCAGAATTAAAAAGAGTTGATCTATTTTCACCATACATTTTGGTGCTAATAATTGTAATATATGTATTATTAGCAGCCATTGCATATCAAGAGCACTTGAGAAATCTTCAATGGATTTCAAGCACATCTTTTCTCTACATTTTTATTGGAACCTTATTTTTCACAATAGGTGTATTTGTTCCTAAAATAATTCACGATCATAGTGTGAAACTAAAATCTATTTTTAGGGATCTTAAAGTCACTGAAGATAATTCTGAACAATGGTACAACAAATGCCGTGTCTTGTTAGATGAAAGGGTATTGTTAGCCGCAGTATTCATTGCTATTTTTCTACAAGGTCTTAACATCTATCTTCTGGGAGGCATACCAATTTTAAGTGGATATCTGAAATTTAAAGCCACCACTGACTTATGGCGCATTGCATATCCCCTTTTTTTGCCTGCCATTACAATTCTACTGGCTAAATATCCTCGTAAATGGTACTATGTAATCTTCATAATAGGTCTGGTTGTATTTGCCATTAATGGATATCGTACCACTACCATGGCCATTCTCATAAGTGCTTTCATCACCTTATATTACACTCGCAAAATGAAAACCACCTATGTATTAATTTCAATACTTATTATTGCTTTAATTGGAATAGCAGCAGGATATATAGCTGTAATGTCAATTCAATGGCAACAATGGAGTTTAAACCCATTACAACTAGTTGCTTACCGCGCTGGATTCACCATGATGGTATTTGACAAGATCGTGCACATGGCTGGAGCTACTGGAGGAGACTTGATCCATCAAGCCCTTACCACTGGACACCCACGAGTTACTGTGGGACATGTCGTTTTGAACTATCCAGTAGGGGGAAATACTCCCACAACCAGCATTACATCCACAATTTTTGGACCAGCAGTACTGGACTTTGGATTATATGCCATGATTGTGCAGATGTTTGTTATGGGAGTGGTGTTGAAAATAATCCATGCCACACACCAGAAAGCAAACGGAGCGCTCACAGCTTTATATGCAATTGTACTCACCCATACGATGATTTGGGTCGAGACTGGCCCCACCGATAGTGTAGTCTATCTATTCTATATTTTAGCCATTGTTGCAGTGATAATATATGCAATCCAGCTTTTTAGAATATCCCAGAAAAACCAACAAATTAAATGA
- the cfbB gene encoding Ni-sirohydrochlorin a,c-diamide synthase, whose protein sequence is MRIVLAGTGSAVGKTTVSTGIMKALSEEQRVQPFKVGPDYIDPTYHTLATGNISRNLDSFFMSYPQIREAFERALKISNSNMGIIEGVRGLYEGISPIEDVGNTASIAKALNSPVILILNSRSLVKSAAAVVIGFKTLDPSIKIEGVILNLVKNRKHYLKTKEAVEKLANTQVIGGIPRDESISVEQRHLGLVPAVEHDSILRNIEDWGQVMGENIDLDALMAIMKAAGKLPDGREPLFHKKNKKKLKIGIAKDEVFSFYYQDNLESFEANNADLVYFSPLHDDAVPDVDGIYIGGGYPEIFAKELSANQSMRTSMKKYHENNQPIYAECGGLMYLTRSINHQEMCNIFPYQSHMTKKPQALSYVVAKAIQDNIIIPGGEMFHGHEFHYSKLELEGQKPKFAFDILRGRGVTDSMDGLMSKNTLASYVHTHVAACPTFATQIIKSALGDF, encoded by the coding sequence ATGCGTATTGTCTTAGCTGGAACAGGAAGTGCAGTGGGGAAAACAACAGTCTCCACAGGAATTATGAAAGCTCTCTCAGAAGAACAGAGAGTTCAACCTTTCAAGGTAGGTCCGGATTATATTGATCCCACTTACCATACTCTAGCCACAGGCAATATCAGCCGAAACCTGGACTCATTTTTCATGAGTTACCCCCAGATCAGGGAGGCTTTTGAAAGGGCTTTAAAGATCTCAAACTCCAACATGGGAATTATTGAGGGTGTAAGGGGTCTTTATGAAGGTATTAGTCCTATTGAGGACGTTGGCAACACAGCTTCCATAGCAAAAGCACTTAATTCTCCTGTTATCCTTATTTTGAACTCTCGAAGCTTAGTGAAAAGTGCTGCTGCAGTGGTTATTGGATTTAAAACTCTAGATCCATCTATCAAGATTGAAGGGGTCATTTTGAATTTAGTAAAAAATCGTAAACACTACCTTAAAACCAAGGAAGCTGTTGAAAAACTAGCTAATACTCAAGTCATTGGAGGAATACCACGTGATGAATCTATTAGTGTGGAACAAAGACATTTAGGTTTGGTGCCGGCCGTTGAACATGATAGCATATTACGCAACATCGAAGATTGGGGTCAGGTTATGGGGGAAAATATTGACCTAGACGCCCTCATGGCCATAATGAAAGCAGCAGGAAAACTCCCTGATGGACGTGAGCCACTATTCCATAAAAAAAATAAGAAAAAGCTTAAAATCGGCATAGCAAAAGATGAAGTATTCTCTTTTTATTATCAGGATAATTTGGAATCTTTCGAAGCTAACAACGCTGACTTAGTATATTTCAGCCCTTTACATGATGATGCTGTGCCAGATGTGGATGGTATCTACATTGGTGGGGGTTACCCTGAAATTTTTGCCAAAGAACTTTCAGCTAACCAGTCAATGCGCACTTCTATGAAAAAATATCATGAAAACAACCAACCTATATATGCTGAGTGTGGAGGGCTCATGTACTTAACCCGTTCAATAAACCATCAGGAAATGTGTAATATTTTTCCTTATCAATCCCACATGACCAAAAAACCACAAGCATTAAGTTACGTTGTTGCCAAAGCGATTCAAGATAATATTATCATCCCAGGGGGGGAGATGTTCCATGGTCACGAATTCCACTACTCGAAACTGGAATTGGAAGGTCAAAAACCAAAATTTGCATTCGATATTTTGAGGGGTCGAGGAGTGACTGATTCCATGGACGGGCTTATGAGTAAGAACACTTTAGCCAGTTACGTTCATACTCATGTGGCAGCTTGCCCAACTTTCGCCACTCAAATTATTAAAAGTGCATTAGGAGATTTTTAA